A window of Microcystis aeruginosa FD4 contains these coding sequences:
- a CDS encoding DUF29 domain-containing protein, with protein MTVIPDLKTLYEIDDSLWLAETIELLKAKNFDALDLENLIEELEDLGNEKKFRVASLLEQIIRHCLLLQFWQDERTYNPSHWRSEIVNFQNQIDNYLTTNLRNYLTQELPRIYQKALNYVREKTDNQVSFPGECPYSLENLFALDWFPPENE; from the coding sequence ATGACTGTTATTCCCGACTTAAAAACTCTCTACGAAATTGATGATTCCCTCTGGTTAGCAGAAACCATAGAACTGCTCAAGGCTAAAAATTTTGACGCTTTAGATTTAGAAAACTTAATCGAGGAGTTAGAAGATTTGGGAAACGAAAAAAAGTTTCGGGTTGCTAGTTTGCTAGAGCAAATTATTAGACATTGTTTACTCCTACAATTTTGGCAAGATGAAAGAACATATAATCCTAGTCATTGGCGCTCAGAAATTGTCAATTTCCAAAACCAGATCGACAATTATTTAACTACTAATCTCCGCAATTATCTCACTCAAGAATTACCTCGTATTTACCAGAAAGCCTTAAATTATGTTAGAGAAAAAACCGATAATCAAGTTAGTTTTCCTGGGGAATGTCCCTACAGTTTAGAAAATCTGTTCGCTCTCGACTGGTTTCCTCCAGAAAATGAATAA
- a CDS encoding lysylphosphatidylglycerol synthase transmembrane domain-containing protein, with translation MNKGKNEMLKKFLRWLIIGGTLFFVLSNLKNNWDNVTSVRIENHGWLFLFLALVTTIIAQIWAGWVWTWILKSYQQPIKTSAGIGIYMITNLGKYLPGNIGHFYARIVAINKAGSDWGTASLSVLLELLLLVCAALAIAVIGSGLGWMKSSSSLGIQIIVLGLILISIHPKFLNYPLKILSQKKKIAQEPVYLTKYPLVPLLGETGFLLWRGAGFILAWMVLKMITPAQILPLLGTFSFAWLLGLVVPGAPGGLGVFEATVIALLDSEKFPAANVLVTVAIYRLISILSEVIAAGIGTKLVKDKAKFFG, from the coding sequence ATGAATAAAGGAAAAAATGAAATGCTGAAAAAGTTTCTACGTTGGCTGATTATTGGGGGAACCTTATTTTTTGTTCTCAGCAATCTTAAAAATAACTGGGATAACGTCACCTCAGTTAGAATTGAAAATCATGGCTGGTTATTTCTTTTCTTGGCACTTGTCACCACCATTATCGCTCAAATTTGGGCAGGGTGGGTGTGGACATGGATACTCAAAAGCTATCAACAACCGATTAAAACCTCCGCGGGAATTGGCATCTATATGATTACCAATTTAGGAAAATATCTACCCGGTAATATCGGCCACTTTTATGCTCGCATTGTGGCAATTAATAAAGCAGGAAGTGATTGGGGAACCGCTAGTTTAAGCGTTTTATTAGAACTTTTATTGCTGGTGTGTGCAGCCTTAGCCATAGCAGTTATTGGTAGTGGTTTAGGTTGGATGAAATCTAGCTCAAGTCTAGGGATACAGATCATAGTTTTAGGATTAATTTTAATCAGCATTCATCCCAAATTTTTAAATTATCCTCTCAAAATCCTTAGCCAAAAGAAAAAGATTGCTCAGGAACCTGTTTATCTAACTAAATATCCTCTCGTCCCTCTCTTGGGTGAAACTGGATTTTTATTGTGGCGCGGTGCGGGTTTTATTTTAGCTTGGATGGTGTTAAAAATGATTACCCCCGCTCAGATTTTACCCCTCTTAGGAACCTTTAGTTTTGCTTGGTTATTGGGTTTAGTTGTCCCCGGTGCGCCGGGAGGATTAGGGGTGTTTGAAGCTACAGTGATCGCACTTTTAGACTCAGAAAAATTTCCCGCCGCTAACGTACTTGTCACCGTTGCTATCTATCGTTTAATTAGCATTCTCTCTGAAGTCATTGCCGCTGGAATCGGGACAAAATTAGTTAAAGATAAAGCCAAGTTTTTTGGTTAG
- a CDS encoding Uma2 family endonuclease: MTIAKSDETATSPALIEEDFEDFWEPPPPPTDLIFDDGEPLESNRHRIAMNVLIRSLQQGYGERDDFYTGGNMFIYFSREQAKNRDFRGPDFFAVLNVDGKRERQGWVIWEEEGRYPDVIVELTSPSTARTDKVRKKAIYEGTFRTPDYFIYDPFDGNSLQGWHLGADQRYHSLERNERGWLWCETLGYWLGTWQGTIDRETAIWARFYDPEGNLIPLPEEAAQEQAAAAQEQAAAAQEQAAAAQEQAAAAQEQAAAAQEQLNATQQALEAERQRSQRLEARLREMGIEL; this comes from the coding sequence ATGACGATTGCCAAAAGCGACGAAACTGCCACCTCTCCGGCACTGATAGAAGAAGATTTCGAGGACTTCTGGGAACCCCCCCCACCCCCCACAGACTTAATTTTTGATGATGGTGAACCCTTGGAAAGCAACCGACACCGCATTGCCATGAATGTGCTGATTCGCTCCCTACAGCAGGGTTACGGCGAACGAGACGACTTCTACACCGGTGGCAATATGTTTATTTATTTCAGCCGCGAACAGGCGAAAAATCGCGATTTTCGCGGGCCCGATTTCTTCGCTGTCCTCAATGTCGATGGCAAGAGAGAGCGACAGGGTTGGGTAATTTGGGAAGAAGAGGGACGTTATCCTGACGTTATCGTGGAATTAACCTCTCCTAGTACCGCTAGGACTGATAAAGTGCGAAAAAAAGCCATTTATGAGGGAACCTTCCGCACGCCAGATTATTTCATCTACGATCCTTTTGATGGCAATTCTTTACAAGGATGGCATTTAGGAGCCGACCAACGCTACCATTCTTTAGAACGAAACGAGCGCGGCTGGTTATGGTGCGAAACCTTGGGCTATTGGTTGGGAACTTGGCAGGGTACTATTGACCGAGAAACGGCAATCTGGGCGAGATTTTATGACCCGGAAGGCAATTTAATCCCCTTGCCGGAAGAAGCGGCACAGGAGCAAGCGGCTGCGGCACAGGAGCAAGCGGCTGCGGCACAGGAGCAAGCGGCTGCGGCACAGGAGCAAGCGGCTGCGGCACAGGAGCAAGCGGCTGCGGCACAGGAGCAATTAAATGCTACTCAGCAAGCTCTGGAAGCGGAAAGACAGCGTTCTCAACGTCTGGAAGCTCGTTTGCGAGAAATGGGGATAGAGCTATAG
- a CDS encoding 1-acyl-sn-glycerol-3-phosphate acyltransferase — translation MSHLSLGAQPPLEFIPPDLNPLLLKGCQIFLPLWLQTQTNLREISAANLETLITFYQKSQEKKVRLLLAFRHPSIRDPYCMAYLLWKLVPKKAQELGIKLPAPIHAHFMYDRGIPLWAGERVGWLYSKLGGTPIQRGKADLIGLRSARRLLLEGDYPLAAAPEGATNGHNELVSAIEPGISQLAFWGVDDVKKAKQQQEVIILPIGIQYFYLTPVWQEIERILTDLETDSGLEPPPNSSLEEKVLYDRLFRLGERLLSLMEDFYRDFYYQSLPVVPANGDDPNETLAKRLANLLDVALQTAENYFNLSPYGNVIDRCRRLEQAGWERIYREELKPTHSISPLELGLADRLADEANLKMWHMRIVESFVSVTGYYVKEKPTVERFAETILLLWDLVTRIKGGNPFFRPQIGQQKAIITIGESISVSERYGDYKSDRRSAVAQLTQDLQTSLESLIIHQ, via the coding sequence ATGTCTCATCTATCTTTGGGCGCACAACCTCCTCTAGAATTTATACCACCTGACCTTAATCCCTTGCTTTTAAAGGGATGTCAAATCTTTTTACCTCTCTGGTTACAAACTCAAACCAACTTAAGAGAAATTTCCGCCGCTAATCTAGAAACTTTAATCACATTTTATCAAAAAAGTCAAGAGAAAAAAGTACGTTTACTGCTTGCTTTCCGTCATCCCAGTATTAGGGATCCCTACTGTATGGCCTATCTTTTGTGGAAATTAGTACCCAAAAAAGCCCAAGAGTTAGGAATAAAATTACCAGCACCGATTCACGCTCATTTTATGTACGATCGAGGGATTCCTTTATGGGCTGGAGAAAGGGTAGGATGGTTATATTCTAAGTTAGGTGGCACACCAATTCAACGGGGAAAAGCCGATTTAATCGGATTGCGATCTGCTCGTCGTTTATTATTAGAAGGAGATTATCCTTTAGCCGCTGCTCCGGAAGGGGCAACTAACGGACATAATGAGCTTGTCAGTGCGATTGAACCGGGTATTTCTCAATTAGCTTTTTGGGGGGTGGATGATGTCAAAAAAGCTAAACAACAGCAAGAAGTCATTATTTTACCTATTGGTATTCAGTATTTTTATCTGACTCCAGTGTGGCAAGAAATCGAGCGAATTTTAACTGATTTAGAAACCGATAGCGGTTTAGAACCCCCCCCGAATTCGTCCCTAGAAGAAAAGGTTTTATATGATCGTCTTTTTCGGTTAGGAGAAAGATTATTATCCTTAATGGAGGATTTTTATCGAGATTTCTACTATCAATCTTTGCCGGTAGTACCTGCCAATGGTGATGATCCAAATGAAACCCTAGCCAAACGTTTAGCCAATTTATTAGATGTGGCCCTACAAACCGCAGAAAATTATTTTAATCTTTCTCCTTATGGTAATGTAATCGATCGCTGTCGTCGTTTAGAACAAGCAGGATGGGAACGCATTTATCGGGAAGAATTAAAACCCACTCATTCTATTTCTCCCCTTGAATTAGGATTAGCTGATCGCCTTGCTGATGAAGCTAATTTAAAAATGTGGCACATGAGAATTGTGGAAAGTTTCGTCTCAGTAACCGGTTATTATGTCAAAGAAAAACCCACCGTAGAAAGATTTGCTGAGACAATTTTATTACTCTGGGATTTAGTAACAAGAATCAAGGGAGGTAATCCCTTTTTTCGTCCCCAAATTGGTCAACAAAAAGCGATAATAACTATTGGCGAATCTATTTCCGTATCCGAGCGCTATGGCGATTATAAAAGCGATCGACGCTCGGCCGTAGCACAATTAACCCAAGATTTACAAACCAGTTTAGAAAGTTTAATTATTCATCAGTAG
- a CDS encoding Hsp20/alpha crystallin family protein: protein MALIRWEPFREVESLQKEMNRLFDRLVPTDVGNGEKMGLSFIPAAEITETPEAVQLKLEIPGMEAKDLNVEVTADSLTINGERKSEIKTEEEGFTRTEFRYGKFHRVIPLPVRVDNTNVTAEYKDGILNLTLPKAEEEKNKVVKVSINPAIAQ, encoded by the coding sequence ATGGCACTTATACGTTGGGAACCTTTCAGAGAAGTAGAAAGCCTACAGAAAGAAATGAATCGCTTGTTTGACCGTCTTGTGCCGACTGATGTAGGCAATGGCGAAAAAATGGGGTTATCCTTCATCCCAGCGGCGGAAATAACCGAAACGCCAGAGGCAGTTCAGCTTAAACTGGAAATACCTGGTATGGAAGCCAAAGACCTCAACGTGGAAGTAACAGCCGATAGTCTGACCATTAATGGTGAAAGAAAATCGGAAATTAAAACCGAAGAAGAAGGATTTACCCGCACTGAATTCCGTTATGGTAAATTCCATCGGGTTATTCCTCTACCTGTTCGGGTTGATAACACTAACGTGACTGCTGAATACAAAGATGGCATTCTCAACCTCACCCTCCCGAAAGCGGAAGAAGAAAAAAATAAAGTGGTGAAAGTGTCCATCAATCCTGCCATTGCTCAATGA
- a CDS encoding DUF790 family protein yields the protein MLPTDLLISRQNGETIIPKRLPIATDYLAIAKEQITCFQESIGETKGELSQKLLILEGDSPDYKIKRGFAHLLTNHFATFEIISPLEPQELRKRVFEQAANFVPIPQNRSLILEKIAQQLSQELNQEIFPVALEKGLYADLAENKILTQFDAPTPENLIHRFNLSQIQGIFYRANYLIINVHRNDPGEYKYLFRYLKLFRLMTYIEGDADTGFTITIDGPTSLFKANSRYGIEIAKLIPALLHVTHWNLKAQLQYKDSYTGTIKKQQFNLEDNCGLVSHYSPGKPYDSMLEESFAKRWLQLKTEWQLEREVDLVPLPGGVMIPDFRLLHPDGRVFLLEIVGYWRPEYLQKKFLQVKSAQANNLILAVSERLNLEKAGVKFQNLPAQVIWFKDKLSPQAVLEVLN from the coding sequence ATGTTACCGACCGATTTATTGATTTCCCGTCAAAATGGCGAGACAATTATTCCCAAACGCTTACCGATCGCGACCGATTATCTGGCGATCGCTAAAGAACAAATCACCTGTTTTCAGGAAAGTATCGGTGAAACCAAGGGAGAATTAAGCCAAAAACTCCTAATCTTGGAGGGAGACAGTCCCGATTATAAAATTAAACGGGGATTTGCTCACCTATTAACCAATCATTTTGCCACCTTTGAGATTATTAGTCCCTTAGAACCGCAGGAATTAAGAAAAAGAGTTTTTGAACAAGCGGCCAACTTTGTTCCTATTCCCCAAAATCGATCGCTAATTCTGGAGAAAATTGCCCAGCAACTCAGCCAAGAATTAAATCAAGAAATTTTTCCAGTGGCTCTAGAAAAAGGACTCTATGCTGATTTAGCAGAGAATAAAATTCTCACTCAATTTGATGCTCCCACCCCTGAAAACTTAATTCATCGTTTTAACCTCTCGCAAATTCAAGGTATTTTTTATCGGGCCAATTATTTAATTATCAACGTCCACCGCAACGATCCAGGGGAATATAAATATCTCTTTCGCTATCTAAAACTATTTCGTTTAATGACTTATATCGAAGGGGATGCCGACACGGGATTTACTATTACTATCGATGGTCCCACCAGTTTATTTAAAGCTAACAGTCGTTATGGCATTGAAATCGCTAAATTAATACCGGCCCTACTCCATGTTACTCACTGGAATCTGAAGGCACAATTACAGTACAAAGATTCCTATACAGGAACTATTAAAAAACAACAGTTTAATTTAGAGGATAACTGTGGTCTGGTGTCCCACTATTCCCCGGGTAAACCCTACGATAGTATGTTAGAGGAATCTTTCGCTAAACGTTGGTTACAGTTAAAAACTGAATGGCAACTAGAAAGGGAAGTGGATTTAGTGCCTTTACCCGGAGGAGTGATGATTCCCGATTTCCGTTTATTGCATCCCGATGGTCGCGTTTTTCTCCTCGAAATTGTTGGTTATTGGCGACCAGAATACCTACAAAAGAAATTTTTACAGGTTAAATCGGCCCAAGCAAATAATCTAATCTTAGCCGTATCGGAACGGTTAAATCTAGAAAAAGCTGGAGTTAAATTTCAAAATCTACCCGCTCAGGTTATCTGGTTTAAAGATAAATTATCACCCCAAGCAGTGTTAGAAGTTTTAAATTAA
- a CDS encoding type II toxin-antitoxin system HicB family antitoxin, with product MRYKDYEAVIEYDESDRLFFGRVINTEDIIVFDGLSVDELEQAFKTAIEQYLMDCQTLNKIPNQPTYSLSSH from the coding sequence ATGCGATACAAAGACTATGAAGCTGTGATTGAATACGATGAAAGCGATCGCTTATTTTTTGGTCGCGTCATCAACACAGAAGATATTATTGTTTTTGATGGTCTTTCCGTTGATGAACTAGAACAGGCTTTTAAAACCGCCATTGAACAATATTTAATGGATTGTCAAACCCTCAATAAAATTCCTAATCAACCCACCTATTCCTTATCTTCTCATTAG
- a CDS encoding type II toxin-antitoxin system HicA family toxin, whose product MNKKQRKTYDAIFVDPIRRNIVWDDVVNLIQSLGGIITQGDGSRVRFDLNKISLNIHSPHPQKELKRYQIKALREFLIKAGVD is encoded by the coding sequence ATGAACAAAAAACAGCGAAAAACCTATGATGCTATTTTTGTTGATCCCATCCGCCGTAACATCGTTTGGGATGATGTCGTTAATTTAATTCAGTCATTGGGAGGTATAATTACTCAAGGCGATGGCTCAAGAGTTCGATTTGACCTAAACAAAATTTCCCTTAACATTCATTCCCCTCACCCCCAAAAAGAACTAAAAAGATACCAAATTAAAGCTCTTCGTGAATTTCTAATTAAAGCAGGAGTAGATTAA
- a CDS encoding Uma2 family endonuclease, giving the protein MTVALNRAVIYPDSDGQPMADNTWQFRWIVLIKENLDCVFRDAPDVFVAGDLLWYPVEGRPDVRVAPDVMVVFGRPKGERGSYRQWQEGNIAPQVVFEILSPGNTLKEMAKKLGFYEQYGVEEYYIYDPERVDFAGYQRRANKLEVIEMATDWVSPRLDIRFVLNQEQLEIYTPQGNRFLTTLELSERASLAEQTAETERQRANLAEQTAEAERQRANLAEQENERLLELLRQAGIMGEGQG; this is encoded by the coding sequence ATGACCGTAGCCCTAAACCGAGCCGTTATTTATCCTGACAGTGATGGACAACCGATGGCCGATAATACCTGGCAATTTCGCTGGATTGTCTTGATTAAGGAAAATCTTGATTGTGTATTTCGAGATGCTCCCGATGTGTTTGTGGCGGGGGATTTACTGTGGTATCCCGTCGAAGGTCGTCCAGATGTTCGCGTCGCTCCCGATGTGATGGTGGTCTTTGGACGGCCTAAAGGCGAGCGCGGCTCCTATCGTCAGTGGCAGGAGGGAAATATTGCACCCCAGGTGGTGTTCGAGATTTTGTCGCCTGGAAATACCCTCAAGGAAATGGCCAAAAAGTTAGGGTTTTATGAACAATATGGGGTAGAGGAATACTATATTTATGACCCTGAACGGGTGGATTTTGCTGGGTATCAGCGCAGGGCCAACAAGTTGGAAGTGATCGAAATGGCGACGGATTGGGTTAGTCCCCGGTTAGACATCCGTTTTGTGTTAAACCAGGAGCAGTTAGAAATTTATACTCCCCAGGGTAATCGTTTTTTAACAACCCTAGAGTTATCCGAACGGGCTAGTTTAGCAGAGCAAACCGCAGAGACAGAACGGCAAAGAGCTAATTTAGCAGAGCAAACCGCAGAGGCAGAACGGCAACGGGCCAATTTAGCGGAACAGGAAAATGAACGGCTCCTGGAATTATTACGGCAAGCAGGAATCATGGGGGAAGGGCAGGGATAA
- a CDS encoding STAS domain-containing protein, whose protein sequence is MKSPVKVPEIALFEPSSYITAANVLEFQEQLTNLVNQSGSFTFLVDMSRVEFLDSAGLMALVTAFRLAQSQEKSFNICSIPPSVKIIFELTQLDRVLSIFPSRADFDAVITLPQAA, encoded by the coding sequence ATGAAAAGTCCTGTAAAAGTCCCAGAAATTGCTCTATTTGAGCCAAGTAGCTATATTACCGCCGCTAACGTCCTAGAATTTCAAGAGCAGCTCACCAATCTGGTTAACCAGAGTGGCTCTTTCACCTTTCTGGTGGATATGAGTAGGGTGGAATTCCTCGACAGCGCTGGATTAATGGCTTTAGTTACCGCCTTTCGTCTGGCTCAAAGTCAAGAAAAATCCTTCAATATCTGTTCTATTCCACCTTCAGTCAAGATTATCTTTGAATTAACCCAACTAGACCGGGTTCTCTCGATTTTCCCTAGCCGTGCTGACTTTGATGCTGTCATCACCCTCCCCCAAGCGGCGTAA
- a CDS encoding CoB--CoM heterodisulfide reductase iron-sulfur subunit B family protein → MSSNFLESMTVKNLQYAYFPGCVAQGACRELYLSTAALTEALGINLVELKKAACCGSGTYKEDSQLLEDAVNARNIALAEALNLPLLTHCSTCQGVIGHVDERLKEAKHNNPNYVEEVNNYLQKEHCSPYQGTTTVKHLLWAIVGDYGLDNLAAKVVRPLSGLNCASFYGCYLLRAQDTLPYDNPFQPESLENVFRAVGANPIYYQGRTQCCGWPLSSYATTQSFQMAGKHILEAMAAGADCLVTPCPLCHLNLDSRQPEVAKVIGRSLGLPVLHFSQLVALAVGVGPDRLGLDRHIVSTKSLLKKLGF, encoded by the coding sequence ATGAGTAGTAATTTCCTAGAATCCATGACAGTCAAAAATCTCCAGTATGCTTATTTTCCCGGTTGTGTCGCTCAAGGTGCCTGTCGGGAACTATATTTATCCACGGCAGCCCTGACGGAAGCTTTGGGGATTAATTTAGTCGAACTTAAAAAAGCTGCCTGTTGTGGTTCGGGAACCTATAAGGAAGATTCGCAACTCTTGGAAGATGCCGTCAATGCGCGCAATATTGCCCTAGCGGAAGCCCTCAATTTACCCCTGTTGACTCACTGTAGCACCTGTCAAGGGGTGATCGGTCATGTGGACGAGCGCTTGAAGGAAGCAAAGCATAATAATCCCAATTATGTTGAGGAAGTTAATAATTATTTACAGAAAGAACATTGTTCCCCCTACCAAGGTACGACGACGGTTAAACACCTACTCTGGGCAATTGTCGGCGATTATGGCTTAGATAATCTGGCGGCCAAGGTGGTTCGTCCCTTATCAGGGTTAAATTGTGCCAGTTTTTATGGTTGTTATCTCCTGCGGGCCCAGGATACTCTCCCCTACGATAATCCCTTTCAGCCGGAATCTCTAGAAAATGTCTTTCGAGCGGTGGGGGCGAATCCGATTTATTATCAAGGACGCACTCAATGCTGTGGTTGGCCTCTGTCCAGTTATGCCACCACCCAATCCTTCCAAATGGCAGGAAAACACATTTTAGAGGCGATGGCAGCGGGGGCCGATTGTTTAGTCACCCCTTGTCCTTTATGCCATCTTAATCTTGATTCCCGACAACCGGAAGTGGCAAAAGTGATCGGTCGAAGTTTAGGTTTACCCGTGTTACATTTTTCCCAATTGGTCGCTTTAGCGGTGGGAGTCGGTCCCGATCGTTTAGGATTAGATCGACACATCGTTTCAACGAAATCCCTGTTAAAGAAATTGGGGTTTTAG
- a CDS encoding BON domain-containing protein: MDWLKRIFGLDKPADAASAIAGKAAAAGIPPERVGLDGKYDESGLAKRVVLAFDETPDLADEDKLWVAQTGGKVVLKGKVSNQANLNKMVAIASKVHGATSVDTSQVTIG; the protein is encoded by the coding sequence ATGGATTGGTTAAAAAGAATTTTTGGCTTAGATAAACCGGCAGATGCCGCTAGTGCGATCGCAGGGAAAGCCGCTGCTGCCGGTATTCCCCCCGAAAGAGTCGGATTAGATGGAAAATACGACGAAAGCGGCCTAGCTAAACGAGTAGTTTTAGCTTTTGACGAGACACCGGATTTAGCTGATGAAGACAAATTGTGGGTCGCTCAAACTGGTGGTAAAGTTGTACTAAAAGGCAAGGTTTCCAATCAGGCGAATTTAAACAAAATGGTGGCCATTGCCAGTAAAGTCCATGGGGCAACCAGCGTCGATACCAGTCAAGTAACTATTGGGTGA